Proteins from one Cryptomeria japonica chromosome 4, Sugi_1.0, whole genome shotgun sequence genomic window:
- the LOC131034983 gene encoding uncharacterized protein LOC131034983 has translation MDKWEDNRRIQGRINQAIEEVVGVATSQSSLVYLPFTMEDQRSKKMWPSIKIRHGAWSDNLVSKKDHLCVIWEPPAEGWHNVNFDGVVQSNPRPSGVGIVIRNEKGDIIKCGAKRLKTDTNNEVEAYPTLLVVRLARSSGIKKLHLEGDSLVIIQTIKNGGINAWHLQGYISLIVGELNRFKNFMVSHIRREGNKVANKLSKWALSFE, from the coding sequence ATGGACAAATGGGAAGATAATAGAAGGATTCAAGGCAGAATTAATCAAGCTATTGAAGAGGTTGTTGGTGTGGCAACCTCCCAATCTAGCTTGGTTTATCTACCTTTCACAATGGAGGATCAGAGGAGTAAAAAGATGTGGCCTAGCATAAAGATCAGACATGGGGCATGGTCAGATAATCTTGTTAGTAAGAAGGATCATCTATGTGTTATTTGGGAACCCCCTGCTGAAGGTTGGCATAACGTGAATTTTGATGGTGTTGTTCAATCTAACCCGAGACCCTCTGGGGTGGGGATTGTTATTAGGAACGAGAAAGGTGATATTATAAAATGTGGTGCAAAGAGATTAAAGACAGACACAAACAATGAGGTTGAAGCCTATCCAACATTACTTGTTGTTAGATTGGCTCGTAGTTCAGGAATCAAAAAGTTAcatttggagggagactcacttgTTATTATACAAACAATTAAAAATGGGGGGATCAATGCTTGGCATTTGCAGGGATATATTTCTCTGATTGTTGGTGAATTGAATAGATTTAAGAACTTTATGGTCAGCCATATTAGACGAGAGGGCAATAAAGTTGCAAACAAATTATCAAAGTGGGCACTCAGTTttgaatag